Genomic DNA from Syntrophobacterales bacterium:
TTGTACCTATCGGTGGCTATGTGAAACTTTTAGGTGATTCGCTTGAGGAAGACATAGCAGATGAGGACATTCCTAGGTCTTACGTGCATAAGCCGCCTTGGGTAAAGATTCTGATAGCCGTTACTGGCCCCCTATTTAACATACTTTTCGCTTTTGTCATCTTCTACTTTGTGTTTATAAGCGGATTCTCAGTGCCTTCGACAAAAGTAGGCGGAGTTGAGGAATGGTCCCCAGCATATGAAGCAGGTATCCTGGTGGGGGATGTCATTGAGAGTATCGACGGAAAACTCGTGCAGGAGTTTGATGATCTCCTTGAGGTTATGTCTAAAGCATCGGCAGGTCCCCTCGGATTTACCATCAGGAGAGGAGACCATGTGTTCAATCTTACCATAACCCCGAAAGAAATTGAGGCCAAGAACCTTTTCGGGGAAACAATAACGAGGAAAATCATTGGCGTCAGATCTTCTACCGATTTGGTTAAGAAGCAAGAGACTCTGCTTGGGGCTGTACCCAAGGCATCGTACCAGACTTGGTATCTTTCCAAGGTCACCATTCTTGGCCTTGTAAAGCTTATTCAGGGGACCATTTCACCGAAAAACGTGGGAGGACCCATATTGATCCTGCAGGCAGCGGGCAAGCAGGCCAGGGAGGGAGCGGCCAACCTCATTTACTTCATCGGAATTATAAGTATAAACCTAGGCGTGGTGAACCTTATGCCCATACCTATTCTTGATGGTGGTCACATAATGATGCATGCAGCGGAGATGGTAACCAGGAGGAGGCTCTCGACCAAAGCCATAGACATTGCCCAGAAAATCGGTTTAGGTATCATCATTGTTATCATGGTCTTTGCTTTCTATAACGATCTCGACAGAATTTTCAATTTTTCGAGGCTCCTAGGTGGAAAGTAGGCTCATCCTCGGAATTGATAACTCCATTGATTTTTTGAATATCGCCCTTTCGCTCGAAAACAGCCTGGTTGAGGAGAGATGCGTAAAGAGCACTCTTCCACCTTCTCAGATCATTTCAGGGCATGTTGGGCAGATCCTTAAGGGACACGGATATGCAGTGGATGACCTATCCCTTTTGACAGTGACCCTTGGACCAGGTTCTTTTACGGGCATGAGGGTAGCCATCGCTTTTGCAAAAGGCCTGAGCGCCGGCCGCGCTATTCCTCTTATTGGCGTGTCGACCCTGGACGTCTTGGCTGCTTCTTTCTCCTTCATGGAAGGCCACTATGCCTTCCCTCTTATCGACGCCAAGAAGGGTGAGGTTTTTGGCGCCCTTTACAGGGTTTCCGGGGGAGACATGAAACGGCTCAGCGACTATGGCGCGATAAAACCGAAGGATGTGGCAGGCATAATCAGAACACCATGCATATGCTTCGGGACAGGCATCCGCATTTGTGAAGAATTCATATCCAAAATTGAAGGGGTCACGATCATCAGAGATACATTTGCGGCGGTCTCGGCTTGGAGACTGATACTGGAAGCAATAAAACGAGCCGACACGAGGCCCGCGATGGATTTACAGCCGATTTACGGCAGGAGGTCCGAAGCAGAGATCAATTTTAGTGTTACCGTCACATGAATGTACAGCTTCCTGGATTACATAACAGCCCGCCGCTGGCCCTTTTGTTCTTTCAAGGTAGGAGATGGGCCGTTGTCTTGGGGTGGCGTCAGTGCAGGCAGAATAGAGTGAGGTTAGGCGTTCCCGTTCCTAATCGTGCGCATTTCGCGACCAATGCCCTGGAACTGGCCGGAACAACGCGAAAGTGAGGGGTGAAAATGTCTTGGAGAATTCTGCGGAGACTGCGGCGCAATGTAGTGGAAGACATTTGTGAGAGTAGTGTCGGGATTGAGTCCGGCGGATAGGTATTCTTCATGGGGTTGATCCTGGCGGCAATCCTAAATTTCTTTCTTCAGATTCTCAAGGGCCACCCTGTAGGGTATGCCCTTTTCTTCAGCGATTTTTTTTACGTCTTCGAATTCGATGTGGGATTTAAGGAACTCTCCTTCCTCATTATAACCGTGTTTAACTCGTACGGGGCCGTACTTGGTTTCTACCGTCTTTTGATCTCTCCTGAGTACCCTCCTTCCTTCCTTCCTCAGTCTCATGCC
This window encodes:
- the rseP gene encoding RIP metalloprotease RseP, whose protein sequence is MINVIYGFIALSLLILVHELGHFIVARLANVKILTFSLGFGKKLFTFKKGETEYALSLVPIGGYVKLLGDSLEEDIADEDIPRSYVHKPPWVKILIAVTGPLFNILFAFVIFYFVFISGFSVPSTKVGGVEEWSPAYEAGILVGDVIESIDGKLVQEFDDLLEVMSKASAGPLGFTIRRGDHVFNLTITPKEIEAKNLFGETITRKIIGVRSSTDLVKKQETLLGAVPKASYQTWYLSKVTILGLVKLIQGTISPKNVGGPILILQAAGKQAREGAANLIYFIGIISINLGVVNLMPIPILDGGHIMMHAAEMVTRRRLSTKAIDIAQKIGLGIIIVIMVFAFYNDLDRIFNFSRLLGGK
- the tsaB gene encoding tRNA (adenosine(37)-N6)-threonylcarbamoyltransferase complex dimerization subunit type 1 TsaB → MESRLILGIDNSIDFLNIALSLENSLVEERCVKSTLPPSQIISGHVGQILKGHGYAVDDLSLLTVTLGPGSFTGMRVAIAFAKGLSAGRAIPLIGVSTLDVLAASFSFMEGHYAFPLIDAKKGEVFGALYRVSGGDMKRLSDYGAIKPKDVAGIIRTPCICFGTGIRICEEFISKIEGVTIIRDTFAAVSAWRLILEAIKRADTRPAMDLQPIYGRRSEAEINFSVTVT